One Glutamicibacter mishrai genomic window carries:
- a CDS encoding ROK family transcriptional regulator → MRQPATTARAATSSAPGNVGDVRKANLARVLSVIAAAGEDQRLSRADIAQLSQLTKASVSSLVTDLLAAGLVIEIGVHRDGERGRPSVGLVLNPARCVMGMEINVDYIAAGLVDLSGKLLAHEVLPRANHSSTASEVLAALGELSQRLQAAAQAQGLMILGGGLAVPGLVNEEHFTVLQAPNLGWVQQELDVAALLPEPKTRFRLFNEANASALAQQQLMDAQEDNFLFVSGEVGIGGGLIIDAELFVGPQGHAGELGHVVIAPDGKTCRCGGRGCLETIAGQEAILAAANLGAGADSAPRQERISQLYQALETGTEPAAKAVAEAGKSLGIAVASAMRLYNVSTVVFGGHFAALEQWLRPAMEASLQVHAPSIVGQTRLLCSPLGQTGALVGAARSVVGDLLEAPYQLVD, encoded by the coding sequence ATGCGCCAGCCAGCGACTACCGCCCGAGCCGCAACATCTTCGGCCCCGGGTAACGTCGGCGATGTGCGCAAAGCCAACCTGGCCAGAGTCTTGTCGGTAATTGCAGCCGCAGGGGAGGACCAGCGGTTATCGCGTGCCGATATCGCGCAACTCAGCCAACTCACCAAGGCCTCGGTTTCCAGCCTGGTGACCGATTTGTTAGCCGCCGGATTGGTTATTGAAATTGGCGTGCACCGTGACGGGGAACGCGGCCGCCCCTCGGTAGGACTAGTGCTGAACCCCGCGCGCTGTGTCATGGGCATGGAAATCAACGTTGACTACATCGCCGCCGGACTGGTGGACCTCAGCGGCAAACTGCTGGCTCACGAGGTCCTACCCCGTGCCAACCACAGCTCAACAGCAAGCGAAGTGCTCGCTGCGCTGGGGGAGTTGAGCCAGAGGCTCCAAGCTGCTGCCCAGGCCCAGGGTCTGATGATCCTCGGCGGAGGATTAGCCGTTCCCGGTTTGGTCAACGAGGAACATTTCACCGTCCTGCAGGCACCAAACCTTGGGTGGGTTCAGCAGGAACTGGACGTGGCAGCATTGCTGCCTGAACCCAAAACCCGCTTCCGGCTCTTTAACGAAGCCAACGCCTCAGCACTGGCCCAACAGCAATTGATGGACGCGCAAGAGGACAACTTCCTCTTCGTTTCCGGGGAAGTGGGCATTGGTGGCGGATTGATCATCGACGCTGAACTCTTTGTCGGGCCTCAGGGCCACGCCGGCGAACTCGGCCATGTGGTGATCGCACCCGATGGCAAAACCTGCAGGTGCGGCGGACGCGGTTGTTTGGAGACCATTGCCGGGCAGGAAGCCATTCTGGCCGCGGCCAACCTCGGCGCTGGCGCCGACAGCGCGCCGCGCCAAGAGCGAATCAGCCAGCTCTACCAAGCATTGGAAACCGGAACTGAACCCGCGGCGAAAGCGGTGGCCGAGGCCGGAAAATCCTTGGGAATTGCCGTAGCCTCGGCCATGCGCCTGTACAACGTTTCCACCGTGGTCTTTGGCGGGCATTTTGCCGCCCTGGAGCAGTGGTTGCGTCCTGCCATGGAAGCCAGCCTGCAGGTGCACGCGCCGAGCATTGTCGGACAGACGAGGCTGCTGTGTTCGCCTCTGGGCCAAACCGGCGCACTGGTCGGTGCGGCACGCAGCGTGGTGGGGGACCTGCTGGAGGCTCCGTACCAGCTGGTGGATTAG
- the xylA gene encoding xylose isomerase has translation MSVTPTPEDHFTFGLWTVGWTGADPFGVATRKNLDPVEAVHKLAELGAYGLTFHDNDLIPFDATEAEREKILADFRAALEETGLKVPMVTTNLFSHPVFKDGGFTSNDRSIRRFALAKVLHNIDLAAEMGAETFVMWGGREGSEYDGSKDLAAALNRMREGVDTAAGYIKDKGYNLRIALEPKPNEPRGDIFLPTVGHGLAFIEQLEHGDIVGLNPETGHEQMAGLNFTHGIAQALWAEKLFHIDLNGQRGIKYDQDLVFGHGDLTSAFFTVDLLENGFPNGGPKYTGPRHFDYKPSRTDGYDGVWDSAKANMSMYLLLKERALAFRADPEVQEAMKTSGVFELGETTLNAGESAADLMNDSASFAGFDADAAAQRNFAFIRLNQLAIEHLLGSR, from the coding sequence ATGAGCGTTACCCCGACCCCTGAAGACCACTTCACTTTTGGCCTCTGGACCGTGGGATGGACCGGTGCTGACCCATTTGGTGTCGCCACCCGCAAGAACTTGGACCCGGTAGAAGCCGTCCACAAGCTCGCTGAACTCGGCGCCTACGGCCTCACCTTCCACGACAATGACCTGATTCCTTTTGACGCCACCGAGGCTGAACGCGAAAAGATCCTGGCTGACTTCCGCGCAGCTCTGGAAGAAACCGGCTTGAAGGTCCCGATGGTGACCACCAACCTGTTCAGCCACCCGGTATTCAAGGACGGCGGCTTCACCTCCAACGACCGCTCGATCCGCCGTTTCGCACTGGCCAAGGTCCTGCATAACATCGATCTTGCCGCCGAGATGGGCGCCGAAACCTTCGTCATGTGGGGCGGGCGCGAAGGCAGCGAATACGACGGCTCCAAGGACTTGGCCGCAGCACTGAACCGCATGCGCGAAGGCGTGGACACGGCAGCCGGCTACATCAAGGACAAGGGCTACAACCTGCGCATCGCACTGGAGCCAAAGCCAAACGAACCACGCGGCGATATCTTCCTGCCAACCGTCGGCCATGGCCTGGCGTTCATCGAGCAGCTGGAACACGGAGACATCGTGGGCCTGAACCCGGAAACCGGCCACGAGCAGATGGCTGGGCTGAACTTCACCCATGGCATCGCCCAGGCATTGTGGGCCGAAAAGCTGTTCCACATTGACCTCAACGGCCAGCGCGGCATCAAGTACGACCAGGACCTGGTCTTCGGCCACGGCGATTTGACCAGCGCCTTCTTCACCGTTGACCTGCTGGAGAACGGCTTCCCCAACGGCGGGCCAAAGTACACCGGCCCACGCCACTTCGACTACAAGCCATCGCGCACCGACGGCTACGACGGCGTGTGGGACTCGGCCAAGGCCAATATGTCCATGTACCTGCTGCTCAAGGAACGCGCGCTGGCCTTCCGCGCGGATCCAGAAGTACAGGAAGCCATGAAGACCTCGGGTGTCTTCGAACTGGGCGAAACCACCCTGAACGCCGGAGAAAGCGCAGCGGATCTGATGAATGACTCCGCGAGCTTCGCAGGCTTTGACGCCGATGCTGCCGCGCAGCGCAACTTCGCCTTCATCCGCCTGAACCAGCTGGCCATCGAGCACCTGCTCGGCTCGCGCTAA
- a CDS encoding LysR family transcriptional regulator, translating to MELRHLHYFLVVAEHLHFGRAAEELRMSQPPLTVAVKKLEQELGVQLFDRTTRSVILTPAGRMYLDRIKPLLADLDKANQELTEAGLGLRGRLNVGFVSSASYATMPSALRRFRELRPNVELVLHPLTTDEQIEKLLENSLDLGILRDPTRVPGVELQEIHSEPLVVALPAGHRLGANEQIKAEDLADEDFVLFPYKYMSGFYSLVHSLFDGRTPPRIVERAIHQETILGLVAAGLGVSILPASVSRFQMPEVSFHPLVGEPKTRLYAGTGTPNPAAQAFQKCLLEADREG from the coding sequence ATGGAACTCCGCCACCTCCACTACTTCCTCGTTGTTGCTGAACATTTGCACTTCGGCCGTGCCGCCGAAGAGCTTCGGATGTCGCAGCCACCGCTGACCGTTGCAGTGAAAAAGCTGGAACAAGAGCTGGGCGTGCAGCTCTTTGACCGCACCACTCGCAGCGTAATCCTCACGCCCGCAGGGCGGATGTATCTGGACCGCATCAAACCGTTACTAGCGGATCTGGATAAGGCCAATCAAGAACTGACCGAGGCGGGACTGGGCCTGCGCGGACGGCTGAATGTCGGATTTGTCAGCTCTGCCAGTTATGCCACCATGCCTTCGGCGCTGCGCAGGTTCCGCGAACTGCGGCCCAATGTTGAGCTGGTGCTGCACCCGCTCACTACCGACGAGCAGATTGAAAAGCTGCTAGAAAATAGTCTTGATCTCGGAATTCTGCGTGACCCAACACGAGTGCCCGGCGTCGAATTGCAAGAGATCCATTCGGAGCCACTGGTGGTGGCGCTTCCGGCGGGCCATCGTTTGGGTGCCAATGAGCAGATCAAGGCAGAGGATCTCGCCGATGAAGACTTTGTCCTTTTCCCCTACAAGTACATGAGTGGTTTCTACTCGCTGGTACATTCATTATTCGATGGTCGTACGCCGCCTCGAATTGTCGAGCGAGCCATTCATCAGGAGACCATTCTTGGGCTGGTCGCTGCCGGGCTGGGAGTCTCAATCCTGCCTGCATCGGTGTCGCGCTTCCAGATGCCTGAAGTCTCGTTCCACCCGTTGGTCGGTGAGCCAAAGACGCGGCTCTATGCGGGTACGGGTACTCCGAATCCTGCGGCCCAGGCTTTTCAGAAGTGCTTGCTTGAGGCTGACCGCGAAGGCTGA
- the xylB gene encoding xylulokinase, whose protein sequence is MTLVAGIDSSTQSCKVVIRDADTGALIRSGRASHPDGTEVDPEFWFAALQEAIAQAGGLDDVAAISVGGQQHGMVVLDATGAVIRPALLWNDTRSAQAARHIITEAGDGDSEAGAAYWAQRTGTLPVSSITLAKLRWLKDHEPDNAAKVAAVCLPHDWLSWRLAGYGPGSGVEGLAALGTDRSDASGTGYYRAAEESYDLKALEQHLGHAPILPAVAGPLESIGRTATGALIGPGAGDNAAAGLGVGATVGDVVMSLGTSGTVFAVADAPSADTSGLVAGFADATGNYLPLVCTLNATRIFDATANLLQVSLTELNDLALSANPGSDGLTLLPYFDGERTPNLPDATGSLHGITRANYTAPNLARSAVEAIICSLADGLRALEAQGVQAQRIILVGGGAQSTAVQQIAAQVLGLPIIIPAPGEYVADGAARQAAGVLAGAFPQWTQDSTEVPAAEATPHVLERYRSLVSSQWLEK, encoded by the coding sequence ATGACGCTTGTAGCCGGCATCGACTCCTCCACCCAGTCCTGCAAGGTTGTCATCCGCGACGCTGACACCGGAGCGTTGATCCGCTCCGGACGCGCCAGCCACCCGGATGGCACCGAAGTGGACCCGGAGTTCTGGTTCGCCGCCCTGCAAGAAGCCATCGCCCAGGCCGGCGGCCTGGACGATGTGGCCGCGATCTCGGTGGGCGGGCAACAGCACGGCATGGTCGTGCTGGATGCCACCGGTGCGGTGATCCGCCCTGCGCTGCTGTGGAACGATACCCGCAGCGCGCAGGCGGCCCGCCACATCATCACCGAGGCCGGCGACGGTGACAGCGAGGCTGGCGCCGCCTACTGGGCGCAGCGTACCGGCACCCTTCCGGTCTCCTCGATCACCCTGGCCAAACTACGTTGGCTCAAGGACCATGAACCGGACAACGCGGCCAAGGTCGCCGCGGTCTGCCTGCCCCACGACTGGCTGTCCTGGCGTCTGGCCGGTTATGGCCCGGGCAGCGGTGTCGAAGGATTGGCCGCTCTAGGCACCGACCGCTCCGATGCCTCGGGCACCGGGTACTACCGGGCTGCCGAAGAATCCTATGACCTCAAAGCCTTGGAGCAGCATCTGGGGCACGCCCCAATTTTGCCTGCGGTGGCGGGACCGCTGGAATCCATCGGCCGCACCGCCACCGGCGCGCTGATCGGTCCCGGCGCGGGTGATAACGCCGCCGCCGGACTGGGGGTTGGCGCCACCGTTGGTGATGTAGTGATGTCCCTGGGCACTTCCGGCACGGTCTTCGCCGTTGCCGACGCCCCATCTGCAGACACCAGCGGGCTGGTGGCCGGGTTTGCCGATGCCACCGGAAACTACCTCCCACTGGTGTGCACGCTAAACGCCACCCGAATTTTTGATGCCACCGCCAACCTGTTGCAGGTGAGCCTGACAGAGCTCAATGACCTCGCCCTGTCAGCCAACCCGGGCTCCGATGGACTGACCCTGCTCCCTTACTTTGACGGCGAGCGCACCCCGAACCTGCCAGATGCCACGGGTTCGCTGCACGGAATCACCCGTGCGAATTACACTGCACCCAACTTGGCTCGCAGCGCGGTGGAAGCAATCATCTGCTCGCTAGCCGATGGGCTGCGCGCGCTTGAGGCCCAAGGGGTTCAAGCCCAGCGCATCATCTTGGTGGGCGGCGGAGCGCAGTCCACAGCGGTGCAGCAGATTGCAGCCCAGGTCCTGGGCCTGCCGATTATCATTCCGGCCCCTGGCGAGTATGTGGCTGATGGCGCGGCACGGCAAGCTGCCGGTGTGCTGGCCGGAGCATTCCCGCAGTGGACCCAGGACTCCACCGAAGTCCCTGCGGCAGAAGCAACACCGCATGTTTTGGAACGCTACCGTTCGCTGGTTTCCAGCCAGTGGCTAGAGAAGTAA
- a CDS encoding FAD-binding protein codes for MELETKELNWAGNLEYRASELLYPTSIEQLQEQVRAARKVRVLGSRHSFNDIADTSETMISLAKMPQVIDIDAQAMNVRVSGGITYGALADALHAAGFALHNLASLPHISVAGAVSTGTHGSGEAHGNLATAVSAVELVLADGSQLSVNRNDPEFNGYVVSLGALGVITHLTLDIVPSFDVQQTVYEQLSWDKVLDSFDGIQASAYSVSLFTDWSGDLVGQTWLKRRVGDALLDDIDQGKFGGLAAIAPMHPLPGADGAICSEQLGVAGPWSDRLSHFRMDFMPSAGDELQTEYLVPREYAVQAITAMRELSSVITPLLLVAEVRTIAADELWLSGNYGRDGIALHFTWKPQQQEVETILPHVESALAPFAARPHWGKLFAATSTDLQKLYPKFNDFIELAQRLDPAGKFRNEFLNRNLFGA; via the coding sequence GTGGAGCTAGAGACCAAGGAACTCAACTGGGCTGGAAACCTTGAGTACCGGGCCAGCGAACTGCTGTACCCCACCAGCATTGAGCAACTGCAGGAACAGGTTCGCGCCGCCAGGAAGGTGCGCGTGCTCGGTTCCCGCCATTCATTTAATGACATTGCCGATACCAGCGAAACCATGATCTCACTGGCCAAGATGCCCCAAGTCATTGATATCGATGCGCAGGCCATGAACGTGCGCGTCAGTGGCGGAATCACCTATGGCGCGCTGGCCGATGCGCTGCACGCCGCCGGTTTTGCGCTGCACAATCTGGCTTCCCTGCCGCATATTTCGGTGGCCGGCGCGGTATCCACTGGCACCCATGGCTCGGGCGAAGCCCACGGCAACCTGGCAACCGCAGTCAGCGCAGTCGAGCTCGTGCTGGCCGATGGCTCGCAGCTCTCGGTCAATCGAAACGATCCGGAATTCAACGGCTATGTAGTGTCCCTTGGTGCGCTAGGCGTGATCACTCATCTGACCTTGGATATCGTTCCGAGCTTTGATGTGCAACAGACCGTGTATGAGCAGCTGTCCTGGGACAAAGTTCTGGACAGCTTTGATGGAATCCAGGCTTCCGCCTACAGCGTCAGCCTGTTCACCGATTGGAGCGGGGACTTGGTGGGCCAAACATGGCTCAAGCGTCGTGTTGGTGATGCCCTTCTCGATGATATTGATCAGGGAAAATTTGGCGGTCTGGCGGCGATCGCTCCGATGCACCCATTGCCCGGAGCCGATGGCGCGATCTGCAGCGAACAGCTCGGGGTGGCCGGGCCTTGGTCCGATCGGCTCTCCCATTTCCGCATGGACTTCATGCCCAGTGCCGGTGATGAGTTGCAGACCGAATATTTGGTTCCGCGTGAATACGCTGTTCAAGCCATTACCGCGATGCGCGAGCTGTCCTCGGTGATCACCCCGTTATTGCTGGTGGCTGAGGTGCGGACCATTGCCGCCGATGAGTTGTGGCTCAGCGGCAACTACGGCCGCGACGGTATTGCCCTGCACTTTACGTGGAAGCCGCAGCAGCAGGAAGTGGAGACAATCCTGCCGCACGTTGAATCAGCTCTCGCGCCTTTTGCGGCTCGTCCGCATTGGGGCAAGCTCTTTGCAGCAACGTCAACCGATCTGCAGAAGCTGTACCCGAAGTTCAATGACTTTATCGAGTTGGCTCAGCGCTTGGATCCTGCGGGCAAATTCCGCAACGAATTCCTGAATCGCAATCTCTTTGGTGCTTAG
- a CDS encoding FAD-dependent oxidoreductase, whose translation MSTSSQSPSAEYVVIGAGLAGSSAAWRLAQRGHEVALLERKVPAADDASSHGSARIFRYGYPNQLYTDLVVQARKAWNELEEASGSQLINPCGSADYGPLRNPRMLAGILANAGVEHELLSAAEARNRFSGINFDTEVLWHSGAGVLDAERSVQAMVAQAKAHGAQVETQWPVASVEATVNGYKLTSADGRTYLASKIIVAAGGWLPELLGNLPLPSGFVRSVPKMVVYQENAFHFPYRDQDPEARQAWPTYIHKDPAFKSYGLPGGRDANFRGQKVAEYMAGRQLDTASQQNGQIDPANRERVIEYVKKYLPGLEPTPYAETTCIFSATPTEDFIMDEVDGITIFSPCSGHGAKFGPLLGELAADLATGVRETPELFRLASHAKAMV comes from the coding sequence ATGAGCACCTCGTCCCAGTCGCCCTCTGCAGAATACGTTGTCATCGGAGCAGGCCTCGCCGGCTCCTCAGCAGCATGGAGGTTGGCTCAGCGAGGCCATGAAGTTGCCCTGCTGGAGCGCAAAGTGCCCGCCGCTGACGATGCCAGTTCGCATGGCTCAGCGCGCATCTTCCGTTATGGCTACCCCAACCAGCTCTACACAGACCTTGTTGTACAAGCGCGCAAAGCCTGGAATGAACTCGAAGAGGCCAGCGGCAGCCAGCTGATCAACCCCTGCGGTTCAGCGGATTACGGACCCCTGCGCAATCCACGTATGCTCGCCGGGATTCTCGCCAACGCCGGGGTGGAACATGAATTGCTCTCCGCCGCCGAAGCCCGTAACCGCTTTAGTGGAATCAATTTTGATACCGAAGTCCTTTGGCACTCAGGTGCCGGAGTACTGGACGCCGAACGCTCGGTTCAGGCAATGGTGGCTCAAGCCAAGGCTCATGGCGCCCAGGTGGAAACCCAGTGGCCAGTCGCTTCCGTCGAGGCAACAGTTAACGGATACAAACTCACGTCCGCAGATGGACGCACCTACTTGGCATCCAAAATCATCGTGGCCGCAGGCGGCTGGTTGCCAGAATTGCTCGGAAACCTTCCCCTGCCATCAGGCTTTGTACGCAGCGTTCCCAAGATGGTTGTATATCAAGAGAATGCCTTCCACTTCCCTTACCGCGACCAGGATCCCGAAGCACGCCAAGCGTGGCCAACCTACATCCACAAGGACCCTGCTTTTAAGTCCTACGGCCTGCCGGGAGGACGTGACGCCAACTTCCGCGGGCAAAAGGTTGCCGAATACATGGCGGGACGTCAGCTGGATACTGCCAGCCAGCAAAACGGCCAGATCGATCCAGCCAACCGCGAACGCGTGATCGAGTACGTGAAAAAGTACCTGCCCGGACTGGAACCAACACCTTACGCCGAAACCACCTGCATTTTCAGCGCAACCCCCACTGAGGATTTCATCATGGATGAAGTCGACGGCATCACCATCTTCTCGCCTTGCTCGGGGCATGGAGCCAAGTTCGGCCCACTGCTCGGCGAGCTTGCTGCGGACTTGGCCACCGGGGTGCGGGAAACCCCCGAGCTTTTCCGCCTCGCTTCCCACGCCAAGGCCATGGTCTAG
- a CDS encoding allantoate amidohydrolase, which yields MFNIPLDLPTTTVSELMAGIAGTGQDPLRGGYSRPVYSSAEIDLRTWFIEQATRRQLSVEEDGNGALWAWWDLPTGIRTNAVVTGSHLDSVPGGGPFDGPLGVASALIAFDLMQAKNLARTRAMAILVFPEEEGSRFGVACLGSRLLTGAIDRNKALNLRDPDGNSFADIASSNGLDPRFIGPDRRLLGQIGVFVELHVEQGLGLADLDHPVAIGGSILGHGRWKLSMRGQGNHAGTTLMSDRKDPMVAAARSIAAVQQIARTRDNARATVGRLQPVPGGTNVIASRVDYWLDVRHPDDAVTAGVVQEIHESAQVIAAEEGCTLDFSQESLSPTVSFDAKLSGQLGLALPNTPVLDTGAGHDAGVLAGHVPSAMIFVRNPNGISHSPEEYVEDADAELGAAALADALASLLQ from the coding sequence TTGTTCAACATCCCGCTAGACCTGCCCACTACGACAGTCTCCGAGCTCATGGCTGGCATCGCCGGCACCGGGCAAGACCCATTGCGCGGAGGCTATTCCCGCCCGGTGTATTCCAGCGCTGAAATCGACCTGCGCACGTGGTTCATTGAACAAGCCACCAGACGGCAGCTAAGCGTAGAGGAAGACGGAAACGGCGCGCTCTGGGCCTGGTGGGATCTGCCCACAGGAATCCGCACCAATGCAGTTGTCACCGGCAGCCACCTCGACTCGGTCCCGGGTGGCGGACCCTTTGACGGGCCGCTTGGCGTAGCCAGCGCGCTGATTGCCTTTGATCTGATGCAGGCAAAGAATCTGGCGCGCACCCGTGCCATGGCCATCTTGGTGTTCCCGGAAGAGGAAGGCTCCCGCTTTGGTGTGGCTTGCTTGGGCTCGCGTCTGCTCACCGGAGCCATTGACCGAAACAAGGCGTTGAATCTGAGGGATCCTGACGGCAATAGTTTTGCCGACATAGCATCCAGCAATGGGCTAGATCCACGTTTCATCGGCCCAGACCGCCGCCTCTTGGGACAGATTGGTGTCTTTGTCGAGTTGCATGTGGAACAGGGACTCGGGCTGGCGGATCTGGATCACCCGGTGGCCATCGGCGGATCCATCCTCGGCCACGGACGTTGGAAGTTGAGCATGCGGGGACAAGGTAACCACGCAGGAACCACGCTGATGTCTGACCGCAAGGATCCGATGGTGGCTGCTGCCCGCAGCATTGCCGCGGTGCAGCAGATTGCCCGCACACGGGATAACGCGCGAGCTACAGTGGGCCGGCTGCAACCGGTTCCTGGCGGAACTAATGTCATTGCCTCGCGGGTGGACTACTGGCTGGACGTGCGCCATCCAGATGATGCGGTTACAGCCGGTGTTGTCCAAGAGATTCACGAGTCGGCGCAGGTTATTGCAGCTGAAGAGGGCTGCACCCTCGATTTCTCCCAAGAATCATTGAGTCCAACGGTAAGTTTTGATGCAAAGCTTTCGGGGCAGCTTGGACTGGCGCTGCCCAACACTCCGGTACTCGATACCGGTGCGGGGCATGATGCTGGTGTACTCGCCGGACACGTACCGAGTGCCATGATTTTTGTTCGCAACCCCAACGGCATCTCCCACTCCCCTGAAGAATATGTAGAAGACGCTGACGCGGAACTCGGCGCGGCAGCTTTGGCCGATGCCTTAGCATCGTTGCTTCAGTAG
- a CDS encoding MerR family transcriptional regulator codes for MFAQIGQVTHRMLRHWDTAGLLTPAHVDPFSGYRSYDPSQLQRLHQIVALRDLGFGLEEISLILDQGASAGKITDLLHIRQAQVEAEHQLATQRLADVQRRLQLISKENLMSRIEIIHKPLPAVRLAAGRFTVAEQPEIAGRIGPLFDRIAQSIQGQSLATPIAQYNGTEDGVEVIAGYATSAQSLAGVEIIELPAVPEAICGVHLGSMDTIHESWQAVHEEVLARGLVPSGPCREVYVRAVSDDQADWVTELQQPVGAP; via the coding sequence ATGTTTGCCCAGATCGGCCAGGTGACCCACCGCATGTTGCGGCACTGGGATACTGCCGGCCTGCTGACACCCGCCCATGTGGACCCATTTAGCGGTTATCGCTCCTACGATCCTTCCCAGCTTCAGCGCTTGCATCAGATTGTTGCCCTGCGCGATTTGGGATTCGGGCTTGAAGAAATTTCTTTGATCCTGGACCAGGGAGCAAGCGCGGGAAAGATAACCGACCTATTGCACATTCGCCAGGCTCAAGTTGAGGCCGAGCACCAGCTGGCCACGCAGCGCTTGGCTGATGTGCAGCGGCGCCTGCAACTGATTTCCAAGGAGAACCTCATGTCACGCATTGAAATCATCCACAAGCCATTGCCCGCGGTGCGCTTGGCCGCCGGCCGTTTCACGGTGGCCGAACAGCCTGAAATCGCCGGACGCATCGGCCCGCTTTTCGACAGAATCGCGCAGTCCATTCAGGGCCAAAGCCTTGCCACACCCATTGCGCAATACAACGGTACCGAGGATGGAGTCGAGGTCATCGCCGGGTATGCCACTAGCGCCCAGAGCCTGGCCGGTGTCGAGATCATCGAGCTTCCCGCGGTGCCCGAAGCGATCTGCGGAGTACACCTTGGTTCCATGGACACCATCCATGAAAGCTGGCAGGCCGTGCACGAAGAAGTCCTGGCCCGCGGCTTGGTCCCGTCCGGGCCGTGCCGTGAAGTCTACGTGCGCGCTGTGTCCGATGACCAAGCGGATTGGGTGACCGAACTTCAGCAGCCAGTCGGCGCTCCCTAA
- a CDS encoding adenylosuccinate synthase — protein MPAIVIVGAQWGDEGKGKATDLLGGKVDYVVKPNGGNNAGHTVVVGGEKYELKLLPAGILSPNATPIIGNGCVVNLEALFDEIDGLESRGADTSKLRVSANAHLVAPYHQTMDKVTERFLGKRAIGTTGRGIGPAYMDKVGRLGIRVQDVFDESILRQKVEGALRQKNELLVKIYNRRSVEVEEIVSYFLSYAERLRPLVIDSTYELNKALDEDKVVLMEGGQATFLDVDHGTYPFVTSSNPTAGGASVGSGIGPTRITRSIGIIKAYTTRVGAGPFPTELFDEMGIYLQKTGGEFGVNTGRPRRCGWYDAVLARHASRVNGFTDYFVTKLDVLTNIEQIPVCVAYDVDGVRHDEMPMTQTDFHHAKPIFEYFPGWTEDISDAKTMEDLPENARNYILALEKISGTRISAIGVGPDRDQTIVRHDLIQD, from the coding sequence ATGCCAGCAATCGTGATCGTCGGAGCCCAATGGGGCGATGAGGGTAAAGGAAAAGCTACCGACCTGCTCGGTGGCAAGGTTGACTACGTAGTAAAGCCAAACGGCGGAAACAACGCCGGGCACACCGTAGTCGTCGGCGGCGAGAAGTACGAGCTCAAGCTCCTTCCAGCCGGCATCCTTTCACCTAATGCCACTCCGATTATCGGCAACGGCTGCGTGGTGAACCTTGAAGCCCTCTTTGACGAGATCGACGGCCTGGAATCCCGTGGCGCCGACACCTCGAAGCTGCGCGTCTCGGCCAACGCGCACCTGGTGGCCCCGTACCACCAGACCATGGACAAGGTCACCGAACGCTTCCTGGGCAAGCGTGCCATCGGCACCACCGGACGCGGCATCGGCCCGGCCTACATGGATAAGGTCGGACGCCTCGGCATCCGCGTGCAGGACGTCTTCGACGAGTCCATCCTGCGCCAGAAAGTAGAGGGCGCACTGCGCCAGAAGAACGAACTGCTGGTCAAAATCTACAACCGCCGCAGCGTCGAGGTCGAGGAAATAGTCTCGTACTTCCTGTCCTACGCTGAGCGCCTGCGCCCGCTGGTGATCGACTCCACCTACGAGCTGAACAAGGCTCTGGACGAGGACAAGGTCGTACTGATGGAAGGCGGCCAGGCAACCTTCCTGGACGTGGACCACGGCACCTACCCGTTCGTGACCTCCTCCAACCCGACCGCCGGCGGCGCTTCGGTGGGCTCGGGCATCGGCCCAACCCGCATCACCCGCTCCATCGGCATTATCAAGGCTTACACCACCCGTGTGGGTGCCGGTCCATTCCCGACCGAGCTCTTTGATGAGATGGGCATCTACCTGCAGAAGACCGGCGGCGAGTTCGGTGTGAACACCGGCCGCCCACGTCGCTGCGGCTGGTACGACGCGGTTCTGGCTCGCCACGCTTCGCGCGTGAACGGTTTCACCGATTACTTTGTCACCAAGCTGGATGTGCTTACCAACATCGAGCAGATCCCAGTGTGCGTGGCTTATGACGTTGACGGCGTCCGCCACGACGAAATGCCAATGACCCAGACCGACTTCCATCACGCGAAGCCGATCTTCGAGTACTTCCCGGGCTGGACCGAGGACATTTCGGACGCCAAGACCATGGAAGATCTTCCGGAGAACGCCCGGAACTACATCCTGGCTTTGGAAAAGATCAGCGGCACCCGGATCTCCGCCATCGGCGTGGGCCCGGACCGCGATCAGACCATCGTGCGCCACGATCTGATTCAGGACTAG